A single Carnobacterium inhibens subsp. inhibens DSM 13024 DNA region contains:
- a CDS encoding ABC transporter ATP-binding protein, translating to MSNVLEVKDLEITFDTYAGKVKAIRGVSFDLKKGETLAIVGESGSGKSVTTRSIMRLLSQNANVEKGEILFNGNDLIKKTEKEMQGIRGKEIAMIFQDPMTSLNPTMTIGKQIAEPIRLHQKLNKEDANKRALELLNLVGLPDAERRMKQYPHQFSGGQRQRIVIAIALACNPEVLIADEPTTALDVTIQAQILDLMKELQKKIATSIIFITHDLGVVANVADRVAVMYAGKIVEIGTVDEIFYNPQHPYTWGLISSMPTLEITETLYAIPGTPPDLLDPPKGDAFAPRNEFAMKIDTELEPPHFKISETHSAATWLLHPDAPAVEPPLEIKARHKIYEEKFAPLHAPKKAAKTEVKGGVN from the coding sequence ATGAGCAATGTATTAGAAGTTAAAGATTTAGAAATCACATTCGACACCTATGCTGGTAAAGTAAAAGCTATCCGCGGTGTCAGTTTTGATTTAAAAAAAGGTGAAACATTAGCAATCGTAGGAGAATCTGGTTCTGGAAAATCTGTTACAACCCGTAGTATTATGCGTCTGTTATCGCAAAATGCTAATGTTGAAAAAGGTGAAATCCTATTTAATGGGAATGATCTCATTAAAAAGACTGAAAAAGAAATGCAAGGGATCCGTGGTAAAGAAATTGCTATGATTTTTCAAGATCCTATGACATCCCTTAATCCAACAATGACGATTGGTAAGCAAATTGCTGAACCTATTCGCTTACATCAAAAATTGAATAAAGAGGATGCGAATAAACGTGCTTTAGAATTATTGAATCTAGTAGGATTGCCTGATGCTGAAAGACGTATGAAACAATACCCGCATCAATTCTCTGGTGGACAACGTCAACGTATCGTTATTGCTATTGCACTTGCTTGTAACCCTGAAGTATTAATTGCTGATGAACCAACAACAGCTTTAGATGTAACGATTCAAGCTCAAATTCTAGATTTGATGAAAGAATTACAAAAGAAAATTGCTACATCTATTATTTTTATTACACATGACTTAGGCGTAGTAGCTAACGTAGCTGATCGTGTTGCAGTAATGTATGCTGGTAAAATTGTAGAAATTGGTACTGTGGATGAAATTTTTTATAACCCACAACACCCTTATACATGGGGCTTGATCAGTTCTATGCCTACATTAGAAATTACTGAAACGTTATATGCAATTCCTGGAACTCCTCCAGATTTATTGGATCCTCCTAAGGGAGATGCATTTGCTCCTCGTAATGAATTTGCGATGAAAATTGATACCGAATTAGAACCACCACATTTTAAAATTTCTGAGACGCATTCAGCGGCAACATGGTTGTTGCATCCTGATGCTCCAGCAGTAGAGCCACCGTTAGAAATTAAAGCACGTCATAAAATCTATGAAGAAAAATTTGCTCCACTTCATGCGCCTAAAAAGGCTGCTAAGACTGAAGTCAAAGGAGGAGTAAACTAA
- the pepF gene encoding oligoendopeptidase F translates to MSESKKLPKRNEVPSEWTWDLEVVFKSDDDFTLSYKELETKVKTVVSYKGTLNEGSKSFLKAIQAILDLSNQLETIYVYAQLKNDQDTTNSTYQGMYEQATKLATQASEAISWFEPEVLELSEETLARYFNENDDLAIYKHFIDQLTAARKHVLSANEEALLAGAGEIFNASSRTFNILNNADITFPTIKDENGNDIQLSHGVYGQLMESTDRSVREAAFKNLYKVYDGLQNTFSSTLSSHVKYHNYNAKVHHYDSAREKALSSNHIPESVYDTLLDVVHEHLPLLHRYVALRKELLNVEELHMYDMYTPISGEAGIKYTYEEAEAETMKALKPLGEEYLSVLKKAFNNRWIDVMENEGKRSGAYSSGAYETSPYILLNWHDSLNHLYTLVHELGHSVHSYYTRTNQPYVYGDYSIFLAEIASTTNENILTDYLLETQKDPKVRAYVLNHYLDGFKGTIFRQTQFAEFEHFIHEEAEKGTPLTSEFLNNYYGELNARYYGPDVEKDPEIALEWTRIPHFYYNYYVYQYSTGFSAATALADKIVKGEDRALDNYLTYLKSGNSDYPIEVMKKAGVDMTEKTYIEDAMKVFETRLNELEELIETLKD, encoded by the coding sequence ATGAGCGAGTCAAAAAAATTACCAAAAAGAAACGAAGTACCGAGTGAATGGACATGGGATTTAGAAGTTGTTTTTAAGTCAGATGACGATTTTACTCTTTCTTATAAAGAATTAGAAACAAAAGTTAAGACTGTTGTGTCTTACAAAGGTACACTAAATGAAGGATCAAAAAGTTTCTTAAAAGCTATTCAAGCTATTTTGGACTTATCGAATCAATTAGAAACAATATACGTGTATGCTCAATTAAAGAACGATCAAGATACAACTAATTCAACGTATCAAGGCATGTATGAACAAGCTACTAAATTAGCAACACAAGCAAGTGAAGCTATTTCGTGGTTTGAACCGGAAGTATTAGAATTATCTGAAGAAACTTTGGCGCGCTATTTTAATGAAAACGATGACTTAGCTATCTACAAACATTTTATTGATCAATTAACAGCTGCTAGAAAGCATGTACTTAGCGCTAATGAAGAAGCTTTATTAGCAGGTGCTGGAGAAATCTTTAATGCTTCAAGCCGAACTTTTAACATATTGAATAATGCAGATATTACTTTTCCAACTATTAAAGATGAAAATGGAAATGATATCCAATTGTCGCATGGAGTTTATGGACAGTTAATGGAAAGTACTGACCGCTCTGTTCGTGAAGCTGCTTTTAAAAATCTTTATAAAGTATATGATGGATTGCAAAATACTTTTTCAAGTACCCTTTCTTCTCATGTTAAATACCACAATTACAATGCAAAAGTACACCATTATGACTCTGCACGGGAGAAAGCATTAAGCAGTAACCATATTCCGGAATCTGTTTATGATACATTGCTTGATGTCGTACATGAGCATTTGCCTTTGTTGCATCGCTATGTTGCTTTAAGAAAAGAACTTTTAAATGTAGAAGAGCTTCATATGTATGATATGTACACGCCTATTAGTGGTGAGGCTGGGATTAAATATACTTATGAAGAAGCTGAAGCAGAAACTATGAAAGCCTTAAAACCACTTGGAGAAGAGTATTTATCTGTGTTGAAGAAAGCTTTCAATAATCGATGGATTGATGTTATGGAGAATGAAGGGAAAAGAAGTGGAGCATACTCTTCAGGTGCTTATGAAACAAGTCCTTATATTCTTTTAAATTGGCATGATTCTCTTAATCATTTATATACTCTCGTTCATGAATTAGGGCACAGCGTTCACAGTTACTACACTCGGACAAATCAGCCTTATGTATATGGAGATTATTCCATTTTCTTAGCAGAGATAGCTTCTACTACAAATGAAAATATTTTAACAGATTATTTATTGGAAACTCAAAAAGATCCAAAAGTTAGAGCTTATGTACTAAATCATTATTTAGATGGATTCAAAGGAACGATCTTCAGACAAACACAGTTTGCTGAATTTGAACATTTTATTCATGAAGAGGCAGAAAAGGGTACACCTTTAACTAGCGAATTTTTAAATAACTACTATGGTGAACTTAATGCGCGTTACTATGGCCCAGATGTTGAAAAAGATCCTGAAATAGCTTTAGAATGGACCAGAATACCACATTTTTACTATAATTATTATGTTTACCAATATTCAACAGGCTTTTCAGCTGCTACAGCTCTAGCAGATAAAATTGTTAAAGGTGAAGATAGAGCTTTAGATAACTATTTAACCTAT
- a CDS encoding ABC transporter ATP-binding protein — protein MENREKILEVKGLKQYFNKGTKNEVRAVDDVTFDIYKGETFGLVGESGSGKSTTGRSIIRLYDPTDGEIDFEGTKVHDISGKKDMLKFRREMQMIFQDPYASLNPKMKVRDIIAEGIDIHGLASSTEDRNNQVDALLKTVGLNPDHASRYPHEFSGGQRQRIGIARALAVKPKFIIADEPISALDVSIQAQVVNLLMELQKTQNLTFLFIAHDLSMVKYISDRIGVMNTGKLLELAPADEVYNTPLHPYTESLLSAVPLPDPEYERNRVRTPYIPRESNGEPEELREITPGHYVYCRESDIAALKEKKASYKK, from the coding sequence ATGGAAAATAGAGAAAAGATTTTAGAAGTTAAAGGATTGAAACAATACTTCAATAAAGGAACAAAGAATGAAGTTCGTGCGGTAGATGACGTTACTTTTGATATCTATAAAGGTGAAACTTTTGGTTTAGTTGGTGAATCTGGTTCAGGTAAATCAACAACTGGACGTTCAATCATTCGTTTATATGATCCAACAGACGGAGAAATTGACTTTGAAGGTACTAAAGTTCATGATATATCTGGTAAAAAAGATATGTTGAAATTTAGAAGAGAAATGCAAATGATCTTCCAAGATCCTTATGCGTCTTTAAATCCAAAAATGAAAGTTCGTGATATCATTGCAGAAGGTATTGATATCCATGGACTAGCTAGTTCTACTGAAGATAGAAACAACCAAGTAGACGCATTATTGAAAACAGTTGGGCTAAATCCAGACCATGCATCACGTTACCCTCATGAATTTTCAGGTGGACAACGTCAACGTATTGGGATTGCTAGAGCTCTTGCTGTTAAACCTAAATTTATTATTGCTGATGAACCAATTTCTGCATTGGATGTATCTATCCAAGCTCAAGTTGTTAACTTATTGATGGAATTGCAAAAAACACAAAACTTAACGTTCTTGTTTATTGCCCACGATTTATCAATGGTTAAATATATTAGTGATCGTATTGGAGTAATGAATACAGGTAAGTTACTTGAATTAGCTCCTGCTGATGAAGTGTACAATACACCGTTGCATCCTTATACTGAAAGTTTATTATCTGCTGTACCTTTACCTGACCCTGAATATGAACGTAATCGTGTACGTACTCCGTATATTCCTCGTGAATCAAATGGAGAACCTGAAGAATTGCGTGAAATTACTCCTGGCCACTACGTTTACTGTAGAGAATCAGATATAGCTGCTTTAAAAGAAAAGAAAGCAAGTTATAAAAAATAA
- a CDS encoding adaptor protein MecA codes for MEMEHINENTIRVLIESADLEERGVTFLDLLGNHKQIENFFYSILEEVDVDEQFHESDAITFQVLPNGNGLELFISKGGPLNDQLDFSSASEDLNSDEFSQYIKKQMIQNAEKSDNKTDEYASHTEDETKEIVLKFNEFEDMIELSKMMHLDNAVTNLFLYKDIYYLNLIFFIDELTERSADEEIALALEFADKTPVTQGILEEHGKLIMEKNALELTRHYFK; via the coding sequence ATGGAAATGGAACATATCAATGAAAACACCATCCGAGTTTTAATCGAAAGTGCTGATTTGGAAGAAAGAGGCGTAACATTTTTAGACCTTTTAGGAAACCATAAACAAATTGAAAATTTCTTTTATAGTATTCTAGAAGAAGTGGATGTAGACGAACAGTTCCATGAATCAGATGCCATTACATTCCAAGTATTACCAAATGGAAATGGATTAGAATTGTTTATTAGTAAAGGTGGTCCCTTAAATGACCAATTAGACTTTTCCTCAGCTTCTGAAGATCTTAATTCAGATGAATTCTCTCAGTATATTAAAAAACAAATGATACAAAACGCAGAAAAATCTGATAATAAAACTGATGAATATGCAAGCCACACTGAAGATGAAACGAAAGAAATCGTTTTGAAATTTAATGAATTTGAAGATATGATTGAATTATCAAAAATGATGCATTTAGATAATGCTGTAACTAATTTGTTTCTTTACAAAGACATTTACTATTTGAATTTAATATTTTTCATTGATGAATTGACTGAAAGAAGTGCTGATGAAGAAATAGCACTTGCGTTAGAGTTTGCTGATAAAACGCCTGTTACTCAAGGGATTTTAGAAGAACATGGTAAATTGATTATGGAAAAAAATGCACTCGAATTAACACGTCATTACTTTAAATAA
- a CDS encoding competence protein CoiA, producing MLVAVNAHNQHVYALDEQKNTHQKFYCPQCNEPVFLKKGLIKQAHFTHFKNSNCAIFSEGETEEHVLGKSLLYQWFTQQDIPCQLEAYLPNLKQRPDLLIWLDEQTPIAIEFQCSALSAQRMIERTSGYNENGYKVYWILGHNYHLKDKITKFQRLFVNEHKALGCYFLELHVNLKKLTIHYQICEDGHSSRIACHYYQFKLTKKETNMKKIIQQLDFPSLNYIVEPKKRLVQEHYFLNKGRNYQVPEIVSFQKHIYKCGDSLISLPLEVYLPVRGQLVIKSLPYFWKYIFLEWIMNKSIGDVITKKDFMNKVKYMIKNEEIVFHVMPLISNKYKIKCLENYMALLNERGILVMVSNSEWIVQRKPTRFKNEKEKIDQLSIFDQLFES from the coding sequence ATGCTAGTAGCAGTGAATGCGCATAACCAACATGTATACGCTTTAGATGAACAAAAGAATACTCATCAAAAATTCTATTGTCCTCAATGTAATGAACCAGTTTTTCTGAAAAAAGGCTTGATTAAACAAGCTCATTTTACACATTTTAAAAATAGTAACTGTGCAATTTTTTCAGAAGGCGAGACAGAGGAACATGTTCTTGGTAAGAGTCTCCTTTACCAATGGTTCACACAGCAAGATATTCCTTGCCAACTCGAAGCTTACCTACCAAATTTAAAACAGCGACCAGATTTATTAATTTGGTTAGATGAACAAACACCTATAGCGATAGAATTTCAATGTAGTGCGCTTTCTGCTCAGAGAATGATAGAAAGAACATCAGGATATAATGAAAACGGGTACAAAGTTTATTGGATTTTAGGCCATAATTATCATTTGAAAGATAAGATAACCAAATTTCAAAGATTATTTGTTAACGAACATAAAGCATTAGGGTGTTATTTTTTAGAATTACATGTAAATCTAAAAAAATTAACCATTCATTATCAAATTTGCGAAGATGGACATTCATCTCGTATTGCTTGTCATTACTATCAATTTAAGTTAACTAAAAAAGAAACTAACATGAAAAAGATAATCCAACAATTAGATTTTCCCTCACTAAATTATATAGTGGAACCAAAAAAAAGGCTCGTTCAGGAACATTATTTTTTAAATAAAGGGAGAAATTATCAAGTGCCAGAGATAGTTTCTTTTCAGAAGCATATATATAAATGTGGAGATTCTTTGATTTCACTGCCATTAGAAGTCTACTTACCTGTAAGAGGCCAATTAGTTATTAAATCACTTCCTTATTTTTGGAAATATATCTTTTTGGAATGGATTATGAATAAAAGTATTGGAGATGTTATCACTAAAAAAGATTTTATGAATAAAGTAAAATATATGATAAAAAATGAGGAGATTGTTTTTCATGTAATGCCTCTTATTTCAAATAAATATAAAATAAAGTGTCTCGAAAACTATATGGCCCTCCTAAATGAAAGAGGCATACTAGTAATGGTATCGAACTCTGAATGGATCGTGCAAAGAAAGCCTACACGGTTTAAAAATGAAAAGGAAAAAATAGACCAACTTTCTATTTTTGATCAACTATTTGAAAGTTGA
- the spxA gene encoding transcriptional regulator SpxA: MVTLYTSPSCTSCRKARAWLEENNITYTERNIFSEPLTIGEIKSILRMTEDGTEEIISTRSKVFQELNVDLDDLPLNELFDLIQDNPGLLRRPIMVDEKRLQVGYNEDEIRRFLPREVRALELKQAQLIVGY, translated from the coding sequence ATGGTAACTTTATATACTTCGCCTAGTTGTACGTCATGTCGTAAAGCCAGAGCATGGTTAGAAGAAAACAATATTACTTATACTGAAAGAAATATATTTTCAGAGCCATTAACAATTGGTGAAATCAAATCGATTTTAAGAATGACAGAAGACGGTACAGAAGAAATTATCTCAACTCGTTCTAAAGTATTTCAAGAATTGAATGTTGATTTAGATGATTTACCCTTAAATGAATTATTTGATTTAATTCAAGACAATCCTGGACTTTTACGTCGACCAATTATGGTAGACGAAAAAAGATTGCAAGTTGGATATAACGAAGATGAGATTCGCCGCTTCTTACCTCGTGAAGTAAGAGCGCTTGAATTAAAACAAGCTCAACTAATAGTTGGATATTAA
- the opp3C gene encoding oligopeptide ABC transporter permease, producing MHNQENTPIADELKNLSPDMFAPAGESSVEDNEKIAAPSLSFIQDSWRRLKKNKAAVVSLIVLIIMIILTIAAPIIAPYDPNVQTVEYASLPPKIKGIDIDGLNGTQKVGETRVDKYAEKGVPEDQYYILGTDSLGRDLLSRILYGTRVSLLIAFVAALFDLTIGVTYGLVSGWCGGRIDNFMQRLLEILSGVPNLVVVILMLLVLDPGITSIIIALAITGWISMARVVRAQTLKLKNQEYILAARTLGESPIKIAFKHLIPNLSGVIIIQTMFSIPSAIFFEAFLSFIGIGIPAPTASLGTLINDGYKTFRFLPHLMWYPAAVICVLMISFNLLADGLRDAFDPKMKD from the coding sequence ATGCATAATCAAGAAAATACTCCTATTGCAGATGAATTAAAGAATCTGTCTCCTGATATGTTTGCTCCAGCTGGTGAGTCAAGTGTTGAAGACAACGAAAAAATTGCAGCACCTTCATTAAGCTTCATACAAGATTCATGGAGAAGATTGAAAAAAAATAAGGCAGCCGTTGTTAGTCTGATTGTTCTGATAATTATGATTATTCTTACAATTGCAGCACCTATTATTGCACCATATGATCCAAATGTTCAAACAGTTGAATATGCAAGTTTACCACCTAAAATCAAAGGTATCGATATTGATGGATTAAATGGTACTCAAAAAGTTGGAGAAACACGCGTAGATAAATATGCTGAAAAGGGTGTTCCTGAAGATCAATATTATATTTTAGGTACGGATAGTTTAGGACGTGATTTACTTTCACGTATTCTTTATGGTACACGTGTATCTTTACTTATTGCTTTTGTTGCAGCACTTTTTGACTTAACTATAGGTGTAACGTATGGTTTAGTTTCAGGATGGTGTGGCGGAAGAATTGATAACTTTATGCAACGTTTGTTAGAAATTTTATCTGGGGTTCCTAACTTAGTTGTAGTTATTTTAATGTTATTGGTTTTAGATCCAGGTATTACGTCTATTATTATTGCTTTAGCAATTACTGGATGGATTTCGATGGCCAGGGTAGTCAGAGCACAAACATTAAAATTAAAAAATCAAGAATATATTTTAGCTGCCCGTACACTGGGTGAATCACCAATTAAAATTGCATTTAAACATTTAATTCCAAACTTATCTGGTGTTATCATTATTCAAACAATGTTCTCAATTCCGTCTGCTATTTTCTTCGAAGCATTCTTGAGTTTCATTGGTATTGGTATTCCAGCACCAACAGCATCTTTAGGAACATTAATCAACGATGGATATAAAACATTCCGCTTCTTACCTCACTTGATGTGGTATCCAGCAGCTGTTATCTGTGTATTGATGATTTCATTTAACTTGTTAGCTGATGGTTTGCGTGATGCATTTGATCCAAAAATGAAAGATTAG